The Nostoc sp. NIES-3756 DNA window TCGGGAGAGAATTTTGAGATTTTCTTCTCTATCACCCGCAAGTGCGATCGCACTGGGAATGTTAGGCAGCTGAATTATCAAGGCATCTGCCATAGGTATTTTTTAATTTGTTTTATGTGTTAGTTGTCAGTTGTCAGTTGCTTTTGAGCTATAAATTCAATACTAATTCCTGAGCAAATTCCACCCCAAGGAAATGGATATTTTTACTAAGTTTATAAGTATTTTTTTGAGTTTTTATCTCATTTAAGATATGCCACTATTTTTACTATTTTATAATAAAAAACCTTGTTATTCCTAGACTGTAGGCAGGTTTTGTATAAATTTCTCAATAGAAATAATTTTTATAAATTGTAATTAATTATTTTTTATTTCTTAAGTAGAGACGCAATTACGTCTCTACTTGATTGCGGCTTGAGTTAAAAATAACTCTCAACCTTAACTAATCAAATCAGAGGAATTGCTTTGATTTAGTAGCGCCCACCCTTGCGTGCAGCTTCTGCTTTGCGCTTGCGACGCAGGCTAGGTTTCTCGTATCTTTCCCGACGTTTAACTTCGGATAAAATCCCGGCTTTTTGAATTTTCTTTTTAAAACGTCTAATTGCCGAGTCAATAGACTCATTTTCACCCAAACGAACTTCAGCCACTCCCTGGATTCACCTCCTGGCAGAGATTCTCACAGTAGTTGTGCATAACTATCATTAACTGAATACAGTAGGTAACTTTTAATCGAAGGTTCTGAGCGGGATGAATGAAAACCGCTCAGGCTTCTTATTTATTTTTAACCTAGTACAGCACAGATTTAATCAATCAACCACTCAAAATATATGAAAAGCTTGTTTATTAGCTTTTTGCATTTTGGTTTTCGTGTACCAGTACTAGTTAGTGCGCGGCTTCACAATTGGTCGCGGTGCATTGCCACTTCTTTCTCGTGATCTTGGCGGAGGTCTGCGTTCTTGTTGGTCTTCCTCAACAGACATTCCTTCTCGCCCTGGAGTGGTGCTACCGTATATATCCAGGTAAACTGATTGTCCAGTAAGCTCTGCCGCAGCAGCAAGCACTGTCCGAATCGCCTGAATATTGCGTCCTCCTCTACCAAACACTTTTCCTTTATCGGCACTTTCAAAGGCGATGCGAATCCAAGCCCGTTTGAGGGTGGAAGAAATTTCACAATCGACGCTTAAAGACTCTGGGGCTTCTAAAAACGGCTGCATCAAAAACTTGACTAGCCCAACGTAATTGGGACTAGCTGTTTGTGAGTTAGTCGTCAGACTATGATTCGGCTGCTGTTGCTCTGACCTGTTCAAAAACATTTTGTTTTTCTAAGATGCGACGTACGGTGTCTGTGGGTTGAGCGCCTTGTTGTAGTCGCTTAACGATGCCTGGAACATCCAATCGTACTTCATCGGTTCTGGGATTATAGAAACCCAATTCTTCCAAGGGGCGGCCATCACGGCGAGAGAGGTCGTTGGCAGCAACAATGCGGTAGCTCGCTTCCCGCTTTTTACCGAATCGCTTCAAGCGCAGTTTGATCATGATTGAAGAAACGTTCTCCTGTTTGTAGGTAATTAAGGAAGTATCTGTCTTAATTTAGAACTTCCTTTACTGAAATGCTAATTTTAACATATTGGTCAGTTGTCGGTGGTCAATAGTCCACAGTCAATAGTCAATAGTCCACAGTCAGCAAGAGAATTTTAACTATGGACTAAGCGCAAAGTCTGAGCGGAGGTTTCCTCCGCTCAGACTTTGTAAGAGATGACCAATGACCAATGACTAATGACTAAAGATTTCCAAAGCCTTTTTTCTTTTTGTCTTTGGGTTTTTTCTTTTTAGCACCTGCACCGCCGCCGTTGTAGCCTCGCCAGCCGGGGGCTGCGGAACGACCTGCGCCAGCATAGGCGTTACCCATACCGCCACCGCCGAACATTCCGGGCATTCCGGGGAAGTTACCTTGACCCATTTGCTGCATGAGCGATCGCATTTTTTGGAAATCTGCCACTAGTTTATTCACATCTGACTCTTTATAACCGGAGCCAGCAGCAATTCTTTTCCGGCGGCTGGGGGAACTAGCTAGTAAATCAGGGTCGCGGCGTTCTTGCAAGGTCATGGAATTAATCATGGACTCGCACCGCTTAAGCTGGGTTTCTCCCTGCTTTAACTGGTCATCAGAAAGCTTGCCCATCCCTGGAATCATTTTGAGGATACCCCCCAGCGACCCCATATTCTTTAACAGCCGCAGTTGCTTCACGAAGTCGGTAAAGTCAAACTTCGCTGACAGGATTTTCTCCTGCATTTTCTCGGCATCAGCTAAGTCAAATTCTTCCTGGGCTTTTTCTACCAAGGTCAAAACGTCACCCATACCCAAGATCCGGGAGGCCATCCGGTCTGGATAAAAGGGTTGTAGGGCTTCGACTTTTTCGCCCACACCCACGAATTTAATTGGTGCGCCGGAAATCTGGCGTACTGACAACGCCGCACCACCCCGGCTATCACCATCCATCTTGGTGAGAATTGCTCCTGTAATGCCTATTTGCTCGTGGAAGGTACGGGTGAGGTTGGCGGCTTCTTGACCCGTCATTGAGTCCACTACCAGTAGGGTTTCGTGGGGTTGGACGGTGGCTTTGATCCGGGCTAATTCCGCCATCATATCCTCGTCAATTTGCAGACGACCAGCCGTATCAATAATAACTGTGTTCACGCCTTCGGCTTTAGCACGTTCCACGCCTTGACGGGCAATTTCTACTGGGTCTGCGTCGCTTCCCAGTTCAAATACGGGTACATCAATTTGTTTACCCAAGGTAATCAACTGGTCAATAGCGGCTGGACGATATACGTCTGTGGCTACCAACAAACAACTGCGATCTATTTTGCGTAAATGTAAGGCTAACTTAGCTGTGGCTGTGGTTTTACCAGTACCTTGTAACCCAGCCATCAATACGATTGTGGGCTTTTCTTCAGTTTCCGCCAGGGGAACATTCTCCTCCCCCATCACCTGTACCAGTTCATCGTAGACTATCTTGATGAACTGCTGGTCAGGACGCACGCCTTTGACAACTTCGGCTCCCTGCGCTTTGGCTTCAACTTCGCTAATAAAATCTTTGACTACTTGCAGGTTAACATCTGCTTCCAACAGGGCGCGGCGCACTTCCCGCAAAGCATCTTGAATATTAGAGTCGGAAATTTTATCTTGTCCGCGCAGTTTTTTCCAGGCGGATTCTAAACGGTCGGCTAATGCGTCAAACATATCTTAGTTACAGTTATTGAGCCAATGGGGATGTCCGAATCAGCGAATAAGTGCGATTCAGAAATTTTTATAATGTGCTATTTACCAGCTTAGTAGTTTTTCTCCCGACTTGAGCAGGGGGATAATTACATCTGACAGGTGTATGTTTTTTACGTTGTGTCCTAACAACTTTGGTTTTGGGGCTTAGGGGTATATGAAACAATAATTTTCAACAAACCATAAATCCTCCTTCTCTTTAGAGAGGATTTATGGTTTGTTGTTGCGGCTGCGCTTGCCCACTTTTTCACCGGAGTGAGTGCTAGTCTCCTCTTCTGCTTGCTCCCCCAGGTAAATATCCTTTAATAAAGCGATATTTTCTGGAATAGTTCTGTCCAGCAAGTCTAACAAAGCGCACGTTGCTACGTCCTCATATTCCTCTAAAGAAGTTTTTGCCCCGCCGCCCTCAAGCTTAAATCGAAACAAATAACAAAGTAATTTAGCAGCTTTCTCTAAAGAAAGTACAGTAGTGCCTTCGTATTGGAGTCTTGATTCAGACTGTTTCTTGCCGCCTTTTAATGTCCGTCCTAATGTTGGCTCAATGCCGCACTGCTTACACCAATAATTGATGCTTTGTCTTGCAAATATGGCGTGTGTTTCTTCAAGTGCTTTTTTTGAACTTACTTTAAGAAACCTTTCGGCATATATAAAAAAATGACCATACAGCAATCGTGTCGGGTTTTTAAAGCTTTTCTTTTCTCGCAATGCCTGCTCGTTAGCCGTTGGTTCTTGTAGTTGAGTTAAGCTAAATATTTCCCGCGACACACCAGCGTTAACTAACTGCTCTTTTAAAGCTTGGTATTTGTTTAATCTGTTGTTTTCTTGCTCTTGCATAAGTATTACCTTATTAATTCAGTAAATTTATTACATTTTACATAGTCAAGTATCTCTGCTCAACAGTAGATATAGCAAAGGGCGGAAATACCGCCCTCAGTGTTAATCATCGTCAAGGTCTAAATCTGAAAATAAATCTCAAAACAGCAATTTCTCCTTAATTTGTGTTTGTGGGGGAGTAAAGGGGAGATTGGAGAGATGGGTCGTTGTTGCGATCGCCTAGTCTCGAAACTCATTAGCCAACTAGGTTAAACATCCT harbors:
- the rpsU gene encoding 30S ribosomal protein S21, which encodes MAEVRLGENESIDSAIRRFKKKIQKAGILSEVKRRERYEKPSLRRKRKAEAARKGGRY
- a CDS encoding KH domain-containing protein; the protein is MFLNRSEQQQPNHSLTTNSQTASPNYVGLVKFLMQPFLEAPESLSVDCEISSTLKRAWIRIAFESADKGKVFGRGGRNIQAIRTVLAAAAELTGQSVYLDIYGSTTPGREGMSVEEDQQERRPPPRSRERSGNAPRPIVKPRTN
- the rpsP gene encoding 30S ribosomal protein S16, whose protein sequence is MIKLRLKRFGKKREASYRIVAANDLSRRDGRPLEELGFYNPRTDEVRLDVPGIVKRLQQGAQPTDTVRRILEKQNVFEQVRATAAES
- the ffh gene encoding signal recognition particle protein, giving the protein MFDALADRLESAWKKLRGQDKISDSNIQDALREVRRALLEADVNLQVVKDFISEVEAKAQGAEVVKGVRPDQQFIKIVYDELVQVMGEENVPLAETEEKPTIVLMAGLQGTGKTTATAKLALHLRKIDRSCLLVATDVYRPAAIDQLITLGKQIDVPVFELGSDADPVEIARQGVERAKAEGVNTVIIDTAGRLQIDEDMMAELARIKATVQPHETLLVVDSMTGQEAANLTRTFHEQIGITGAILTKMDGDSRGGAALSVRQISGAPIKFVGVGEKVEALQPFYPDRMASRILGMGDVLTLVEKAQEEFDLADAEKMQEKILSAKFDFTDFVKQLRLLKNMGSLGGILKMIPGMGKLSDDQLKQGETQLKRCESMINSMTLQERRDPDLLASSPSRRKRIAAGSGYKESDVNKLVADFQKMRSLMQQMGQGNFPGMPGMFGGGGMGNAYAGAGRSAAPGWRGYNGGGAGAKKKKPKDKKKKGFGNL